From the genome of Ictalurus punctatus breed USDA103 chromosome 28, Coco_2.0, whole genome shotgun sequence, one region includes:
- the ckma gene encoding creatine kinase, muscle a encodes MPFGNTHNNFKLNFSAAEEYPDLTKHNNHMAKVLTKEVYAKLRDKQTPTGFTLDDAIQTGVDNPGHPFIMTVGCVAGDEESYEVFKELFDPVICDRHGGYKPTDKHKTDLNFENLKGGDDLDPNYVLSSRVRTGRSIKGYALPPHNSRAERRAVEKLSVEALNSLDGEFKGKYYPLKSMSDAEQEQLIADHFLFDKPVSPLLLAAGMARDWPDARGIWHNDEKTFLVWVNEEDHLRVISMQKGGNMKEVFRRFCVGLNKIEEVFKKHNHGFMWNEHLGYILTCPSNLGTGLRGGVHVKLPKLSVHPKFEEILGRLRLQKRGTGGVDTASVGGVFDISNADRIGSSEVEQVQCVVDGVKLMVEMEKKLEKGEAIDSMIPAQK; translated from the exons ATGCCTTTCGGAAACACCCACAACAACTTCAAGCTGAACTTCTCAGCTGCTGAGGAGTATCCTGACCTTACCAAGCACAACAACCACATGGCCAAAGTGCTGACCAAGGAGGTTTATGCTAAGCTGAGGGACAAGCAGACCCCTACTGGCTTCACTTTGGATGACGCCATCCAGACTGGTGTGGACAATCCTG GTCACCCCTTCATCATGACTGTCGGCTGTGTAGCTGGTGATGAGGAATCCTATGAGGTGTTCAAGGAGCTCTTCGACCCAGTCATCTGCGACCGCCATGGTGGATACAAGCCCACCGACAAGCACAAGACTGACCTGAACTTTGAGAATCTGAAG GGTGGTGATGACCTGGACCCCAACTACGTCCTCAGCAGCAGAGTCCGTACCGGACGCAGCATCAAGGGATACGCTCTGCCCCCCCACAACAGCCGTGCTGAACGCAGAGCTGTGGAGAAGCTGTCTGTTGAAG CTCTGAACAGCCTGGATGGCGAGTTCAAGGGCAAGTACTACCCTCTGAAGTCCATGAGTGATGCCGAGCAGGAGCAGCTGATCGCTGACCACTTCCTATTTGACAAGCCGGTCTCCCCCCTGCTGCTGGCTGCTGGTATGGCCCGCGACTGGCCTGACGCCAGAGGCATCTG GCACAACGATGAGAAGACCTTCCTGGTCTGGGTGAACGAGGAGGACCACCTCCGTGTCATCTCCATGCAGAAGGGTGGCAACATGAAAGAGGTCTTCAGGCGTTTCTGTGTTGGCCTGAACAAA ATTGAGGAAGTGTTCAAGAAGCACAACCACGGCTTCATGTGGAATGAGCACCTGGGCTACATCCTCACTTGCCCCTCCAACCTGGGCACTGGCCTGCGTGGTGGTGTCCACGTAAAACTGCCCAAACTCAGCGTGCACCCCAAATTCGAGGAGATCCTGGGCAGACTGCGCCTGCAGAAGCGTGGCACAG GTGGTGTGGACACTGCCTCCGTGGGTGGAGTGTTCGACATCTCCAACGCCGACCGTATCGGCTCTTCCGAGGTAGAGCAAGTGCAGTGCGTCGTGGACGGCGTCAAGCTCATGGTCGAGATGGAGAAGAAGCTGGAGAAAGGCGAGGCCATCGACAGCATGATCCCCGCCCAGAAGTAA
- the LOC108260251 gene encoding immunoglobulin lambda-1 light chain, which produces MLPALCSLLTALSCVSGVTVVTQKPPVRTLTRGQTATMDCNLGTVTDSAAHWFKQVPGRVPHTSLQSLLYLLLTLLVSSLGTRVPSHTDTMLPALCSLLTALSCVSGVTVLTQKPPVLTLTRGQTATMDCNLGTIIDRVVSFYKQVPGGVPLYVLRYYHGDKSPKYGSGFSSPKFTSTSPSKSDYKLIISNVEVGDSAVYYCRTWDGSAKEHVFGQGTKLIVSDAALPDPVLTVLPPSSEELKSNKATLVCLASDLASGFADVRWFMNENSVTSGVITGSAQQQANKKFTLSSYLTINSCDWENDKVITCEVSAGGKAASVKIKKSECSE; this is translated from the exons ATGCTGCCAGCGCTCTGCTCTCTCCTCACTGCTCTCTCAT GTGTCAGTGGTGTGACTGTGGTGACGCAGAAGCCTCCTGTTCGCACGCTGACTCGAGGACAGACGGCCACCATGGACTGTAATCTGGGGACTGTCACTGATAGTGCTGCACACTGGTTCAAACAGGTTCCTGGAAGAGTTCCTCA CACGTCCCTGCAGTCTCTCCTTTATCTGCTCCTCACGCTGCTCGTCTCTTCACTCGGCACGAGAGTCCCATCACATACGGACACCATGCTGCCAGCGCTCTGCTCTCTCCTCACTGCTCTCTCAT GTGTCAGTGGTGTGACTGTGTTGACTCAGAAGCCTCCTGTTCTCACGCTGACTCGAGGACAGACGGCCACCATGGACTGTAATCTGGGGACTATCATTGATCGTGTTGTAAGCTTTTACAAACAGGTTCCTGGAGGAGTTCCTCTGTATGTGTTAAGATATTATCATGGTGATAAATCTCCTAAATATGGATCTGGTTTCTCGTCTCCTAAATTCACATCAACATCCCCCTCTAAATCAGATTATAAACTGATTATCAGTAATGTGGAGGTGGGAGACTCGGCAGTGTATTACTGTAGGACATGGGACGGCTCTGCTAAAGAGCAC GTATTCGGCCAAGGAACAAAGCTGATCGTCAGCG ACGCTGCTCTCCCGGATCCTGTTCTGACCGTTCTCCCTCCGTCCAGTGAAGAGCTGAAGTCTAACAAAGCCACTCTAGTATGTTTGGCCAGCGACCTGGCCAGTGGTTTTGCTGATGTGCGTTGGTTCATGAACGAGAACTCGGTCACCAGTGGAGTCATCACCGGCTCTGCACAGCAGCAAGCCAATAAGAAATTCACACTGAGCAGCTATTTGACCATCAACAGCTGTGATTGGGAAAACGACAAAGTCATCACATGTGAAGTGTCTGCTGGAGGAAAAGCCGCGTCAGTGAAGATCAAGAAGTCCGAATGCAGCGAATGA
- the nccrp1 gene encoding F-box only protein 50 (The RefSeq protein has 6 substitutions compared to this genomic sequence): MAVWKQKCDSEWQLAANGAPLPDDVDWKSVYEKKPLERNLLKNPSPHGLTHDTPPPEREVTGERPDPDLPPQFEPTGDFSGCSTSIEQLPLDSSGIPPGDVDCYLPTFSWFSLEQRVELKAEGLWDKLLDKFQPDIAIEDCYEESQLHASIYELHVKLLAADGQTVIKEHTCSPTEDLENYSHNWKQVSHVFSGYGPGVRYVHFQHKVKTKFMVEFFGTMVTGSSVVVKATKSSP; the protein is encoded by the exons ATGGCGGTCTGGAAGCAGAAATGCGATTCGGAGTGGCAGCTAGCGGCTAACGGTGCTCCTTTACCGGACGACGTGGACTGGAAATCCGTGTACGAGAAGAAACCGCTGGAGCGGAACTTACTGAAGAACCCGTCGCCTCACG GTTTGACTCATGACACGCCGCCACCCGAGCGCGAGGTCACAGGAGAACGTCCGGACCCTGACCTGCCACCGCAGTTTGAACCGACTG GTGATTTCTCAGGTTGGAGCACCAGTATCGAGCAGTTGCCACTGGATTCCTCCGGTATTCCTCCAGGTGTGGTGGTCTGCTATTTGCCAACCTTCAG CTGGTTCTCCTTGGAGCAGCGAGTCGATCTGAAGGCCGAAGGACTGTGGGACAAACTGCTTGACAAGTTCCAGCCGGCCATAGCCATCGAAGACTG gtatgAGGAGAGTCAACTCCATGCCTCTATCTATGAGCTTCATGTAAAACTCTTAGCTGCTGATGGCCAAACAGTGATTAAGGAACACACATGCAGTCCCACAGAGGACCTGGAGAACTACTCTCACAACTGGaaacag gTTTCCCACGTGTTCTCAGGCTACGGGCCCGGTGTGAGATACGTTCACTTCCAGCACAAAGTGAAAACCAAGTTCATGGTCGAATTCTTCGGCACCATGGTCACCGGTAGCTCTGTTGTCGTCAAGGCAACAAAGTCCAGCCCATAG